One genomic window of Pigmentiphaga litoralis includes the following:
- the boxB gene encoding benzoyl-CoA 2,3-epoxidase subunit BoxB: MSSINYSERIPNNVNLAEDRTLQRALEQWQPNFINWWDDVGPEGSTNHDVYLRTAVSVDPQGWAQFGHVKMRDYRWGIFLNPGDASREVHFGDHKGQKVWQDVPGEHRANLRRIIVTQGDTEPASVEQQRHLGLTAPSMYDLRNLFQINVEEGRHLWAMVYLLHKHFGRDGREEADALLQRTSGDVDNPRILGAFNEKTPDWLAFFMFTYFTDRDGKFQLSALAESAFDPLARTTKFMLTEEAHHMFVGESGISRTISRTCQVMNELKTDDVEKIRAAGVIDLPTIQRYLNFHYSVTIDLFGADQSSNAASFYSSGLKGRYEEGKRTDDHVLKGQTYKVLEVQNGQLVEKEAPMLNALNEVLRDDFIKDSIAGVNRWNKVIEKAGLPMRLTVPHKAFNRQIGALAGIRMSPEGKVISAAEWEGRKDEWLPTPDDRAFVASLMGRVTEAGKFANWIAPPVMGINRQPVDFEYVRFG, encoded by the coding sequence ATGTCTTCCATCAACTACAGCGAACGTATCCCGAACAACGTCAACCTGGCCGAAGACCGCACGCTGCAGCGCGCGCTGGAGCAGTGGCAACCCAACTTCATCAACTGGTGGGATGACGTGGGTCCGGAAGGATCGACCAACCATGACGTCTACCTGCGCACCGCCGTGAGCGTGGACCCGCAAGGCTGGGCCCAGTTCGGCCACGTCAAGATGCGCGACTACCGCTGGGGCATTTTCCTGAACCCGGGTGACGCCAGTCGTGAAGTGCACTTTGGCGATCACAAGGGCCAGAAGGTGTGGCAGGACGTGCCCGGGGAACACCGCGCCAACCTGCGCCGCATCATCGTGACGCAGGGAGACACGGAACCCGCATCGGTCGAACAGCAGCGCCACCTGGGCCTGACCGCGCCGTCGATGTATGACCTGCGCAACCTGTTCCAGATCAACGTGGAAGAAGGCCGCCACCTGTGGGCCATGGTCTATCTGCTGCACAAGCACTTTGGCCGCGATGGCCGCGAAGAAGCCGATGCGCTGCTGCAGCGCACGTCGGGTGACGTGGACAATCCGCGCATCCTGGGCGCGTTCAACGAGAAGACGCCGGACTGGCTGGCCTTCTTCATGTTCACGTACTTTACCGATCGCGACGGCAAGTTCCAGCTGTCTGCCCTGGCCGAAAGCGCGTTCGATCCGCTGGCCCGCACCACCAAGTTCATGCTGACCGAAGAAGCGCACCACATGTTCGTGGGCGAAAGCGGCATTTCGCGCACCATCTCGCGCACCTGCCAGGTCATGAACGAACTGAAGACGGACGACGTGGAAAAGATCCGCGCCGCCGGCGTGATCGATCTGCCGACCATCCAGCGTTACCTGAACTTCCATTACAGCGTCACGATCGATCTGTTCGGCGCCGACCAGTCCAGCAACGCCGCCAGCTTCTACAGCAGCGGCCTGAAGGGCCGGTACGAAGAAGGCAAGCGTACTGACGATCACGTGCTCAAGGGCCAGACCTACAAGGTGCTGGAAGTCCAGAACGGCCAGCTGGTCGAGAAGGAAGCCCCGATGTTGAACGCGCTCAATGAAGTGCTGCGCGACGACTTCATCAAGGATTCGATTGCCGGTGTGAACCGCTGGAACAAGGTGATCGAAAAGGCCGGCCTGCCCATGCGCCTGACCGTGCCGCACAAGGCGTTCAACCGTCAGATCGGCGCCCTGGCCGGTATCCGCATGTCGCCCGAAGGCAAGGTGATCAGCGCCGCCGAATGGGAAGGCCGCAAGGACGAATGGCTGCCCACGCCCGATGACCGCGCCTTCGTGGCGTCGTTGATGGGCCGGGTGACCGAGGCTGGCAAGTTCGCCAACTGGATCGCACCTCCGGTCATGGGCATCAACCGCCAGCCGGTGGATTTCGAATACGTGCGCTTCGGCTGA
- the boxA gene encoding benzoyl-CoA 2,3-epoxidase subunit BoxA, translated as MDMATDVTIIKQHLIDPEICIRCNTCEATCPVNAITHDDNNYVVRADICNGCMACISPCPTGSIDNWRTMPVAKAYSIEEQLTWEVLPAELTPEQMEVDAADIDVAASFGAATAPVAPAGEDVFNSASYGATTPPWSAAKAFTNLYGPKNATTATVVGNYNCTDAGFDSETHHVVLDFGSMPFPVLEGQSIGIIPPGTDANGKAHMPRQYSVASPRNGERPNYNNVALTVKRVTVDHAGNPVRGVASNYVCDLKVGDKVQVVGPFGHSFLMPNHPKSHIVMICTGTGSAPMRAMTEWRRRLRASGKFEGGKLMLFFGARTQQELPYFGPLQNLPKDFIDVNLAFSRAPNQPKRYVQDVMRERAADLAQLLQDGATHIYVCGLKSMEEGVVLTLRDIVRDAGLDWDSVAGSLKKEGRLHLETY; from the coding sequence ATGGACATGGCTACCGACGTGACGATCATCAAGCAGCATCTGATCGATCCCGAGATCTGCATCCGGTGCAACACCTGTGAGGCGACCTGCCCGGTCAACGCCATCACGCACGATGACAACAACTACGTGGTCCGTGCCGACATCTGCAATGGCTGTATGGCCTGCATCTCGCCGTGCCCGACCGGCTCGATCGACAACTGGCGAACGATGCCGGTGGCCAAGGCCTATTCGATCGAAGAACAGCTGACGTGGGAAGTGCTGCCGGCGGAACTGACGCCCGAGCAGATGGAAGTGGATGCCGCGGATATTGACGTGGCGGCATCGTTCGGCGCGGCGACCGCGCCGGTCGCGCCCGCGGGCGAGGACGTGTTCAATTCGGCCTCGTACGGCGCCACGACGCCGCCCTGGTCAGCGGCCAAGGCCTTCACGAATCTGTATGGCCCCAAGAATGCGACGACCGCCACGGTCGTTGGCAATTACAACTGTACCGATGCCGGCTTCGACAGCGAGACCCATCACGTGGTGCTCGATTTCGGGTCGATGCCTTTCCCGGTGCTGGAAGGCCAATCGATCGGCATCATCCCGCCGGGCACGGATGCCAACGGCAAGGCGCACATGCCGCGCCAATATTCGGTGGCCAGCCCGCGCAATGGCGAGCGGCCCAACTACAACAACGTGGCGCTGACCGTGAAGCGGGTGACCGTGGACCATGCGGGCAACCCGGTGCGTGGCGTGGCGTCGAACTATGTGTGCGACCTGAAGGTGGGCGACAAGGTGCAGGTGGTGGGGCCGTTCGGCCATTCCTTCCTGATGCCCAACCACCCCAAGTCGCACATCGTGATGATCTGCACCGGCACGGGCAGTGCGCCCATGCGCGCCATGACCGAATGGCGCCGCCGCTTGCGGGCCAGCGGCAAGTTCGAAGGCGGCAAGCTGATGCTGTTCTTTGGCGCGCGCACGCAGCAGGAACTGCCGTACTTCGGTCCGCTGCAGAACCTGCCCAAGGATTTCATTGACGTGAACCTGGCGTTTTCGCGCGCGCCCAACCAGCCCAAACGCTATGTGCAGGACGTGATGCGCGAGCGCGCGGCCGACCTGGCGCAACTGCTGCAGGACGGCGCCACGCACATCTATGTGTGCGGCCTGAAGAGCATGGAAGAAGGCGTGGTGCTGACCCTGCGCGACATCGTGCGGGACGCGGGGCTGGACTGGGACAGCGTGGCGGGATCGCTCAAGAAAGAAGGGCGGCTGCACCTGGAGACGTACTGA
- a CDS encoding enoyl-CoA hydratase-related protein, whose translation MKTLAVAYGAAGVTTVEMARPEVYNAFDETMIAELTEVFTTLGQDPAVRVIVLAGQGKAFSAGADLQWMKRASVASEADNLEDARRFAAMLQRIDACPKPTIARVHGVALGGGVGLICACDMAVASGDAAFAASEARFGILPSVIGPYLTNAVGRRHARRLALLASRIGAVEAQRIGMIDEVVTRDGLDAAVQTRVDELLRNGPDSLAEIKALFSQLPVGEVTEATRELTARTIARVRMTDEAREGFAAFLDKRPAAWMSDKGEGKA comes from the coding sequence ATGAAGACCCTGGCCGTAGCGTACGGCGCAGCGGGCGTGACCACCGTAGAGATGGCGCGCCCCGAGGTATACAACGCCTTTGACGAAACCATGATCGCGGAACTGACCGAGGTGTTCACCACGCTCGGCCAGGATCCGGCCGTGCGCGTGATCGTGCTGGCAGGGCAGGGCAAGGCCTTTTCGGCCGGCGCCGACCTGCAGTGGATGAAGCGCGCCAGCGTGGCCAGCGAAGCCGATAACCTGGAAGACGCCCGGCGTTTCGCCGCGATGCTGCAGCGGATCGACGCCTGCCCCAAGCCGACCATTGCCCGCGTGCATGGCGTGGCGCTGGGCGGCGGCGTGGGCCTGATCTGCGCCTGCGACATGGCGGTGGCGAGCGGCGACGCGGCCTTTGCAGCCAGCGAAGCGCGCTTTGGTATTCTGCCGTCGGTGATCGGTCCGTACCTGACAAATGCGGTGGGCCGCCGCCATGCGCGCCGCCTGGCCTTGCTGGCGAGCCGCATCGGTGCGGTCGAAGCGCAGCGTATCGGCATGATCGACGAAGTTGTCACGCGTGACGGACTGGATGCCGCCGTGCAGACGCGTGTCGATGAATTGCTGCGCAACGGCCCGGACTCGCTGGCCGAGATCAAAGCCTTGTTCAGCCAGCTGCCGGTGGGCGAGGTGACGGAGGCCACACGCGAACTGACGGCACGCACCATTGCACGCGTGCGCATGACGGACGAAGCGCGCGAAGGCTTCGCGGCGTTTCTGGACAAGCGCCCGGCGGCGTGGATGTCGGACAAGGGCGAGGGCAAGGCATGA
- a CDS encoding enoyl-CoA hydratase/isomerase family protein: protein MSRTLVVDTNDFAVDIGDDGVAEIVLGQAGTMPTTDARGHGALAAVWSQLEAQADVRAVLVRSAGKGFCAGGHMDLVNDMLDNESARMRVMREARALVQGMVDCELPIVSAINGAAVGAGAAVALLADVSIAGQSAKVIDGHVKIGVAAGDHAALIWPLLCGMAKAKYYLLTNEPLTGAEAERIGLVSRVVADDRLLDTARQVARQLAAGSPRAIAATKRSLNHWLRAAWPAFEHSLSAEIAGFAGADAREGLAAMAERRAPNYAPRWDVPATAPSTPTIPTIPAGAAS from the coding sequence ATGAGCCGCACACTGGTTGTAGATACCAACGATTTTGCCGTCGATATCGGCGACGACGGCGTGGCCGAGATCGTGCTGGGCCAGGCGGGCACCATGCCCACCACCGACGCACGCGGTCATGGCGCACTGGCTGCCGTGTGGTCGCAGCTGGAAGCGCAGGCCGATGTGCGCGCGGTGCTGGTCCGCAGCGCCGGCAAGGGCTTTTGCGCGGGCGGGCACATGGACCTGGTCAACGACATGCTGGACAACGAATCGGCCCGCATGCGCGTGATGCGCGAAGCGCGGGCGCTGGTGCAAGGCATGGTCGATTGTGAACTGCCGATCGTGTCCGCCATCAACGGCGCGGCAGTGGGGGCGGGTGCTGCCGTGGCCTTGCTGGCCGATGTATCGATCGCGGGCCAATCGGCCAAGGTGATCGACGGACACGTCAAGATCGGTGTGGCCGCGGGCGACCATGCGGCGTTGATCTGGCCGCTGCTGTGCGGCATGGCCAAGGCCAAGTACTACCTGCTGACCAACGAGCCGCTGACCGGCGCCGAGGCCGAACGGATCGGCCTGGTCAGCCGCGTGGTGGCCGATGACCGGTTGCTGGACACGGCGCGGCAGGTGGCACGCCAATTGGCTGCCGGCAGTCCGCGTGCAATCGCCGCGACCAAACGCAGCCTGAACCATTGGCTGCGCGCCGCGTGGCCGGCGTTTGAACATTCATTGAGTGCCGAGATCGCCGGCTTTGCGGGCGCCGATGCGCGCGAAGGCCTGGCGGCCATGGCCGAACGCCGTGCGCCGAACTATGCGCCGCGGTGGGATGTTCCCGCGACCGCCCCGTCCACCCCGACCATCCCGACCATCCCGGCAGGAGCTGCGTCATGA
- a CDS encoding MaoC family dehydratase, whose protein sequence is MKFAEFHVGQIIEAGPYVLAEDEMLQFADRYDPQWFHTDPDAAQGGPFGGLIASGWQTCGIAMRLIADHALAGSESFASPGIEYIKWPHPVRANDHLRVRAEVVEVRRARTRPMGILRWRWQLFNQENVEVLDLQATSLFALKD, encoded by the coding sequence ATGAAGTTTGCCGAATTCCATGTTGGCCAGATCATCGAAGCCGGCCCCTATGTGCTGGCCGAAGACGAGATGCTGCAGTTCGCGGATCGCTACGATCCGCAGTGGTTCCATACGGATCCGGATGCCGCGCAGGGCGGCCCGTTCGGCGGCCTGATCGCCAGCGGCTGGCAGACCTGCGGCATTGCCATGCGCCTGATTGCCGACCATGCGCTGGCAGGGTCGGAATCGTTTGCGTCGCCGGGGATCGAGTACATCAAGTGGCCGCACCCGGTGCGCGCCAACGACCACTTGCGCGTCAGGGCCGAAGTGGTGGAGGTGCGCCGCGCGCGCACCAGGCCGATGGGCATATTGCGGTGGCGCTGGCAGCTGTTCAACCAGGAAAATGTCGAAGTGCTGGACCTGCAGGCGACGAGTCTGTTTGCTTTGAAGGATTAA
- a CDS encoding BPSL1445 family SYLF domain-containing lipoprotein encodes MQRRKMMAGLVMGAAALMLGACTTTPQTPVDKAAKRTEINNSYDTALNKLYASAPSSRELVSRARGVLVFPNVLAAGLGVGGEYGDGALKVGNRTEGYYRTISGSFGLQIGAQSKAVILLFMTQDSLDKFVASKGWTAGVDASVAVAKIGANGDIDTNTIRQPVIGFVVTNAGLMANLTVEGTKITRLDL; translated from the coding sequence ATGCAACGCAGAAAAATGATGGCAGGCCTCGTGATGGGCGCCGCAGCGCTGATGCTGGGCGCGTGCACGACGACCCCGCAGACCCCGGTGGACAAGGCAGCCAAGCGCACCGAAATTAACAACAGCTATGACACCGCGCTGAACAAGCTGTATGCGTCGGCCCCCAGTTCGCGCGAGCTGGTGAGCCGCGCCCGCGGCGTGCTGGTGTTCCCGAACGTGCTGGCCGCAGGCCTGGGCGTGGGCGGCGAATACGGCGACGGCGCGCTGAAGGTCGGCAACCGCACCGAAGGCTACTACCGCACCATCTCGGGCTCGTTCGGCCTGCAGATCGGCGCGCAGTCCAAGGCGGTGATCCTGCTGTTCATGACGCAGGATTCGCTCGACAAGTTCGTGGCCAGCAAGGGCTGGACGGCAGGCGTCGACGCCTCGGTGGCGGTGGCCAAGATCGGCGCCAACGGCGACATCGACACCAACACGATCCGTCAGCCGGTCATCGGCTTTGTCGTCACCAACGCCGGCCTGATGGCGAACCTGACGGTGGAAGGCACGAAGATCACCCGCCTCGATCTGTAA
- a CDS encoding DUF4286 family protein, producing the protein MSDISVLLLKAADTHVDETWVRSLVQRLAPAYPQVLHVAAYNGLETREAYIYLTVEPILGGAMCMSRARAHLADVNPSLKLVDLNLLLCLPGASAGRPAPYRYTVETDVVPVAEKELNEWYDNEHLPGLAAVPGNVLARRFRSSSGSPRYHACYDLESSHTAGSPAWLAVRNTPWSGVVRPMFTNTKRTLFQRVCSYDYHRVLAEVR; encoded by the coding sequence ATGTCCGACATCTCCGTCTTACTGCTGAAAGCTGCGGACACGCATGTCGATGAAACGTGGGTACGTTCGCTGGTGCAACGGCTTGCACCGGCGTATCCCCAGGTGCTGCATGTCGCAGCCTACAACGGCCTCGAAACGCGTGAGGCCTACATCTACCTGACGGTCGAACCTATCCTGGGGGGCGCGATGTGCATGAGCCGGGCGCGCGCGCACCTGGCCGACGTGAATCCGTCGCTCAAGCTGGTCGACCTGAATCTGTTGCTGTGCTTGCCCGGCGCATCGGCCGGCCGCCCCGCGCCCTACCGGTATACGGTGGAAACCGATGTGGTGCCGGTGGCTGAAAAAGAGTTGAACGAGTGGTACGACAACGAGCATCTGCCGGGTCTGGCCGCCGTTCCGGGCAATGTGCTGGCGCGCCGGTTTCGCAGCAGCAGTGGCTCGCCCCGCTATCACGCATGCTATGACCTGGAAAGCTCGCACACGGCCGGCAGTCCGGCCTGGCTGGCGGTGCGCAACACGCCGTGGAGCGGCGTGGTGCGGCCCATGTTCACCAACACCAAACGCACGCTGTTCCAGCGTGTATGTTCGTACGACTACCACCGGGTGCTGGCCGAGGTGCGCTGA
- a CDS encoding LysR family transcriptional regulator, whose product MDLKQIEYFLRVAELRSFSRAAEYLNISQSALSRQVRLLELDLRQHLLYRNGRGVEPTEAGERFVGYAKALLQLVDRAREDMQSMQDAPSGKVTLGLPPRVAHVLTPPMVLAFRKQFPQGAISVAEGLSAQTREWLITGRVDIALLYDPPPSPLLGYETLFREELVLVCARTQTPALPASVTVADLANYPLILPSQPNAIRTLTERVCGSQNVRLNVVAEVDAVHTITELAAQGHAYAILPESAVVLEANPEAFATARITSPAIRNNLVLAVPRSRPMTRLAVATAELIRGTDFPSLFVKTARAGQAVRAGRPAAAQTETADMESQ is encoded by the coding sequence GTGGATCTGAAGCAGATCGAATATTTTCTGCGCGTGGCCGAACTGCGCAGCTTTTCGCGCGCGGCCGAATACCTGAACATTTCGCAGTCCGCGCTGAGCCGCCAGGTGCGGCTGCTGGAACTGGACCTGCGCCAGCACCTGCTGTATCGCAATGGCCGGGGCGTGGAGCCCACCGAAGCGGGCGAGCGTTTTGTCGGTTACGCCAAGGCGCTGTTGCAACTGGTGGATCGGGCGCGCGAAGACATGCAAAGCATGCAGGATGCGCCATCGGGCAAGGTGACGCTGGGCCTGCCGCCGCGGGTCGCCCACGTGCTCACGCCGCCCATGGTGCTGGCCTTTCGCAAACAATTTCCGCAAGGCGCGATCAGCGTGGCCGAAGGCCTGAGCGCCCAGACCCGCGAATGGTTGATCACCGGCCGGGTCGATATCGCCCTGCTGTATGACCCGCCGCCCTCCCCCCTGCTGGGATACGAAACGCTGTTTCGCGAGGAACTGGTGCTGGTGTGCGCCCGTACGCAAACGCCGGCGCTGCCCGCGTCGGTCACCGTGGCCGACCTGGCCAACTATCCGCTGATCCTGCCCAGCCAGCCCAATGCCATCCGCACCCTGACGGAACGGGTGTGCGGATCACAGAACGTGCGGCTCAATGTGGTGGCGGAAGTGGATGCGGTGCATACGATCACCGAGTTGGCCGCGCAGGGTCACGCCTACGCGATCCTGCCGGAATCGGCCGTGGTGCTGGAAGCCAATCCCGAGGCCTTCGCCACCGCGCGGATCACGTCGCCCGCGATCCGGAACAACCTGGTGCTGGCGGTGCCGCGCAGCCGGCCCATGACGCGGCTGGCGGTGGCGACGGCGGAACTGATCCGGGGAACGGATTTCCCGTCGTTGTTCGTCAAGACCGCGCGGGCCGGGCAGGCGGTGCGGGCCGGAAGGCCGGCCGCGGCGCAAACCGAAACGGCCGACATGGAGTCGCAGTAA
- a CDS encoding amidohydrolase family protein, which produces MPDCAPPLSHPSAPRHALPPLACDSHCHVFGPGDRFPYAEGRSYTPPDAPYEKLAALHAHVGASRAVIVQANCHGTDHSALLDTLARSEGRYRGVCLLGAGATDAQVRALHDGGMRGVRFNFVPHLGGAPSPEVFDRIVDLVAPYGWHIALHIDGKDLTQHLDRFVRLPMPFVIDHMARIRADRGLDDPAFVNLLRLKDVPTGWVKVSGIDRISSGKRPFDDGLPYIRALIDAMPDRLVWGTDWPHPNVAGDMPDDGELVNSFFEACPDAATRQKILVDNPARLFGF; this is translated from the coding sequence ATGCCTGATTGCGCGCCTCCGCTGTCGCACCCCTCCGCTCCGCGCCATGCGCTGCCGCCGCTCGCCTGCGACAGCCACTGCCACGTGTTCGGCCCGGGGGACCGCTTCCCGTATGCCGAAGGCCGGTCCTACACGCCGCCCGACGCGCCCTATGAAAAGCTGGCCGCGCTGCATGCGCACGTGGGCGCCAGCCGCGCCGTGATCGTGCAGGCCAACTGCCACGGCACCGACCACTCTGCGTTGCTCGATACGCTGGCCCGCAGCGAAGGCCGGTATCGCGGCGTGTGCCTGCTGGGCGCCGGTGCGACGGATGCCCAGGTGCGTGCGCTGCACGACGGCGGCATGCGCGGCGTGCGTTTCAACTTCGTGCCCCATCTGGGCGGCGCGCCGTCGCCCGAGGTATTCGACCGGATCGTCGATCTGGTCGCGCCCTATGGCTGGCACATTGCGCTGCACATCGACGGCAAGGACCTGACCCAGCACCTGGACCGTTTCGTCAGGCTTCCCATGCCCTTCGTGATCGACCACATGGCCCGCATCCGCGCCGACCGGGGCCTGGACGATCCGGCCTTCGTCAATCTGCTGCGTCTGAAAGACGTGCCGACCGGCTGGGTGAAGGTGTCGGGCATCGACCGGATTTCCAGCGGCAAGCGGCCCTTTGATGACGGCCTGCCGTACATTCGCGCGCTGATCGACGCCATGCCCGACCGCCTGGTCTGGGGCACCGACTGGCCGCATCCCAACGTGGCGGGTGACATGCCCGATGATGGCGAACTGGTGAACAGCTTCTTTGAAGCCTGCCCTGATGCCGCCACCCGCCAGAAGATCCTGGTGGACAATCCGGCCCGGCTGTTCGGGTTCTGA
- a CDS encoding Bug family tripartite tricarboxylate transporter substrate binding protein gives MKAFLRTSLLAVAASLALIGGAQAQNNVTRMVVAFPPGGPVDLVGRILAQQLSEELGERVIVENRAGANGNIGADTVARGPADGTVMLLTSVGAVAVSPALYETLPYDPAKDFAPVSLVVNNAELFVVNPSNPATDAKDFVARSKTAKQAVAIGSSGVGSIPHLTMELFAASSGANVLHVPYKGAAPVINDVMGNQVAGFFGDVPGVINFVKGGKLKAIGIASPKRHPLLPDVKTLGELGIKDVESNNWYGIVVPAKTPKATIDKLNAAVRKSLGNEAVRSKLIALGTEPAPSTPDELGKLMASDTAKWGGLIKAKNIKAE, from the coding sequence ATGAAAGCATTTTTGCGTACCAGCCTGCTTGCGGTCGCTGCCAGCCTTGCCCTGATCGGCGGCGCCCAGGCCCAGAACAACGTGACCCGCATGGTCGTGGCCTTTCCGCCGGGGGGGCCGGTTGACCTAGTCGGCCGCATCCTTGCGCAGCAATTGTCCGAAGAACTGGGCGAGCGCGTGATCGTTGAAAACCGCGCGGGCGCCAACGGCAACATCGGCGCCGACACCGTGGCCCGTGGCCCGGCCGATGGCACCGTCATGCTGCTGACCAGCGTGGGCGCCGTGGCGGTCAGCCCGGCCCTGTACGAAACGCTGCCCTATGACCCGGCCAAGGACTTTGCCCCCGTGTCGCTGGTGGTGAACAACGCCGAACTGTTCGTGGTGAACCCGTCCAATCCGGCTACCGACGCCAAGGATTTCGTGGCCCGTTCCAAAACGGCCAAGCAGGCCGTGGCGATCGGATCGTCGGGCGTGGGCAGCATTCCGCACCTGACGATGGAACTGTTCGCGGCGTCCAGCGGCGCCAACGTGCTGCACGTGCCGTACAAGGGCGCGGCGCCCGTGATCAACGACGTGATGGGCAATCAGGTGGCCGGCTTTTTTGGCGACGTGCCGGGCGTGATCAACTTCGTGAAGGGCGGCAAGCTCAAGGCCATCGGCATTGCATCGCCCAAGCGCCATCCGCTGCTGCCTGACGTCAAGACACTGGGCGAGCTGGGCATCAAGGATGTTGAATCCAACAACTGGTATGGCATTGTCGTGCCGGCCAAGACACCCAAGGCCACCATCGACAAGTTGAATGCTGCCGTGCGTAAGTCGCTGGGCAACGAGGCCGTGCGCAGCAAGCTGATTGCGCTGGGGACCGAACCCGCGCCATCGACGCCCGACGAACTGGGCAAGCTGATGGCGTCGGACACGGCCAAGTGGGGCGGCCTGATCAAGGCCAAGAACATCAAGGCGGAATGA
- a CDS encoding carboxymuconolactone decarboxylase family protein → MTTSTNPNANPNATHGPRVALVEPGTRPELAEMEARIQGARGRISPLYQVLLNSPAVVEGWEAMLTAIRNKTGISARHRELVILRVAMLNRAAYEFDAHVPHALKGGVSQAAIDALREDADGAIRGIELDDLDRQVLALTDTMTREIEVPDAQFNALQDHFGPQGMVELTATVAAYNMVSRFLVAMHIGH, encoded by the coding sequence ATGACAACTTCAACGAACCCGAACGCGAACCCGAACGCGACACACGGCCCGCGCGTCGCGCTGGTCGAGCCCGGCACGCGGCCGGAACTGGCCGAGATGGAAGCCCGCATCCAGGGTGCGCGCGGCCGCATCTCGCCGCTGTACCAGGTGCTGCTGAACAGCCCGGCCGTGGTCGAAGGCTGGGAAGCCATGCTGACCGCGATCCGCAACAAAACGGGCATCTCGGCCCGGCATCGCGAACTCGTGATCCTGCGTGTCGCGATGCTCAATCGCGCCGCCTATGAGTTCGACGCGCACGTGCCGCATGCGCTCAAGGGCGGTGTGTCGCAGGCTGCGATCGATGCGCTGCGCGAGGATGCCGATGGCGCCATTCGCGGTATCGAGCTGGACGATCTGGATCGGCAGGTGCTTGCCTTGACCGACACCATGACCCGCGAGATCGAAGTGCCCGATGCGCAGTTCAACGCGCTTCAAGACCACTTCGGTCCGCAGGGCATGGTGGAGCTGACCGCCACAGTGGCGGCCTACAACATGGTGTCGCGCTTCCTGGTCGCGATGCATATCGGCCATTGA
- a CDS encoding DUF4286 family protein gives MTSIDVLLLKLPARRIDAAGVRELAAALRDVAPPLRHIAAHAAIESVESYVYLALRQPGVPHLGPLQDALARTEPGAQLMPLQMMMSVAGASAGQPAPFHYVVETDVAQGGEDDLNAWYDQEHLPGLASVPGTVLAQRLSDPTGSPRYHALYELETQETFGSPAWLKVRASPWSDRVRPLFRNPKRTMFHHVLTMEL, from the coding sequence ATGACTTCCATCGACGTGCTGTTGCTCAAGCTGCCTGCGCGTCGCATCGACGCCGCCGGCGTGCGCGAACTGGCCGCGGCGCTGCGGGATGTGGCGCCGCCGCTGCGCCACATCGCGGCGCATGCGGCGATCGAGTCGGTCGAATCGTATGTGTACCTGGCGCTGCGTCAACCGGGCGTGCCGCACCTGGGGCCGCTGCAGGACGCGCTGGCGCGTACCGAACCCGGCGCGCAGCTAATGCCGCTGCAGATGATGATGTCGGTTGCCGGCGCATCGGCAGGCCAGCCGGCGCCGTTCCATTACGTGGTCGAAACCGACGTCGCGCAAGGCGGCGAAGACGACCTGAATGCGTGGTACGACCAGGAACACCTGCCGGGATTGGCGTCGGTGCCCGGGACCGTGCTGGCGCAGCGCCTGTCCGACCCCACCGGGTCGCCCAGGTATCACGCCTTGTATGAACTGGAAACGCAGGAAACCTTCGGGTCGCCGGCGTGGTTGAAAGTGCGTGCGTCGCCGTGGAGCGATCGTGTGCGCCCCCTGTTCCGCAACCCCAAGCGGACCATGTTCCATCATGTGCTGACGATGGAGCTGTAG